The Candidatus Hydrogenedentota bacterium genome includes a region encoding these proteins:
- a CDS encoding transcriptional regulator, translating into MRTKHSTAKRTTPQQNAAPAAPEPVDASTFDRVIHERLRLAIVSALAVNDGMSFNELRRILRTTDGNLSVHARKLEDAGYITCTKSFDGRIPRTEFKITEVGRKTLEKYLAHMEALIRRVREG; encoded by the coding sequence ATGCGGACTAAGCACAGCACAGCAAAACGTACGACGCCGCAACAGAATGCCGCGCCTGCCGCGCCGGAACCGGTCGATGCGTCGACGTTCGATCGTGTGATTCACGAGCGGTTGCGGCTCGCGATCGTCAGCGCGCTGGCGGTCAACGACGGGATGTCGTTTAACGAACTGCGCCGTATTCTGCGCACGACGGACGGGAACCTGAGCGTGCATGCGCGCAAACTCGAAGATGCCGGATACATTACCTGCACGAAGTCGTTCGACGGGCGCATCCCGCGGACGGAATTCAAAATCACCGAGGTGGGGCGCAAGACGTTGGAGAAGTATCTCGCGCATATGGAGGCGCTGATTCGGCGGGTGCGGGAGGGGTAG
- a CDS encoding ATP-binding protein, protein MKDRKLYTRFVAQRVAAALADTPIVVLQGARQTGKSTLARMLASRRNNASYLTLDDVQTLAAAKSDPQGFVQGLSGTVIIDEIQRAPELLLCIKADVDRDRTPGRFLLTGSSHVLNVPQLADAFVGRMELVTLWPLSQCELTRRKVDFIRALFSDEPLKPTRRIAASPPIVEMIVIGGFPEAVARSDRGRRGAWFDAYISTIIQREVRELANIAGLSELPRLLSVLAARAGGLVNYADLARDAGLNQVTLKRYSTLLNAVFLTHPVQPWFTNRIKRVMKSEKLYFVDTGILAHLQAIDETDLKRDTRAKGALFENFVLGELLKQLGWSNVRAQIHHFRSYSGEEVDFVLETPGQRKIVGIEIKASATVQASDFDGLKSLRAIIGNTFHRGVVLYAGDTLVPFAPDLFAVPIHYLWTAVAA, encoded by the coding sequence ATGAAGGATCGGAAATTATATACTCGGTTCGTTGCCCAACGTGTCGCAGCGGCCTTGGCCGATACCCCTATCGTCGTCCTGCAAGGTGCCCGGCAAACCGGAAAAAGCACCCTGGCGCGTATGCTGGCGTCCCGGCGGAACAATGCATCGTATCTCACACTCGACGACGTGCAAACGCTGGCAGCCGCAAAGAGCGATCCCCAAGGCTTCGTGCAAGGTCTGTCCGGCACTGTCATAATTGACGAAATACAGCGCGCGCCCGAGCTTCTGTTGTGCATCAAAGCGGACGTCGACCGAGACAGGACGCCGGGGCGCTTTCTGTTAACCGGCTCGTCGCATGTACTGAACGTGCCGCAACTCGCGGACGCATTTGTCGGGCGCATGGAACTGGTGACGCTTTGGCCACTGTCGCAGTGCGAGCTCACGCGCCGGAAGGTCGACTTCATTCGCGCGCTTTTCTCCGACGAACCGTTGAAACCCACGCGGCGAATTGCGGCGTCCCCGCCAATTGTTGAAATGATCGTGATCGGCGGATTTCCAGAGGCCGTCGCCCGCTCCGACCGCGGCCGGCGCGGCGCGTGGTTCGACGCGTATATCTCGACGATTATTCAGCGCGAAGTGCGCGAACTGGCGAACATTGCCGGCCTGTCGGAGTTGCCGCGGTTGCTCTCCGTGTTGGCGGCGCGCGCAGGCGGCCTTGTTAATTATGCCGATCTCGCGCGGGACGCGGGGCTGAACCAAGTGACCCTTAAGCGTTATTCCACGTTGCTGAACGCAGTGTTTCTCACGCATCCGGTCCAACCCTGGTTCACGAACCGCATCAAGCGTGTGATGAAATCTGAGAAGCTCTATTTCGTTGACACCGGCATACTCGCGCACCTGCAAGCAATCGATGAAACCGATCTCAAGCGGGACACCCGAGCGAAAGGCGCGCTCTTCGAGAATTTCGTCCTGGGTGAATTACTGAAACAATTGGGTTGGTCGAACGTCCGCGCGCAGATTCATCATTTCCGCAGTTACTCCGGCGAGGAAGTCGATTTCGTCTTGGAAACGCCGGGACAGCGGAAGATTGTCGGCATCGAAATAAAAGCTTCCGCAACAGTACAGGCTTCCGACTTTGATGGTCTCAAATCCCTGCGCGCCATCATCGGAAATACATTTCATCGTGGCGTGGTGCTATACGCTGGTGATACCCTCGTTCCGTTTGCGCCGGACCTCTTCGCCGTGCCCATTCACTATCTTTGGACAGCGGTCGCCGCATGA
- the uppS gene encoding di-trans,poly-cis-decaprenylcistransferase, giving the protein MSIATVAAPRVGLHVAIIMDGNGRWAISHARDRREGHRAGADNVRRIVEAAPGLCIRALTLYAFSRDNWARPEPEVKNLMALLREFLDTERERCVRDGVRIQVIGSRQRLDYALLRSIASAETATAKGQQLDLRIAIDYSSRDAILAAAKRMGGARLRPSRIQTRPTHCTANGNPTTIPNVDLLIRTGGEQRLSDFLLWECAYAELYFTPVLWPDFSARDLKCAIDEFNHRERRFGKVGAGARVEKDYWLR; this is encoded by the coding sequence ATGAGTATAGCGACTGTGGCGGCGCCGAGGGTGGGGCTGCACGTAGCCATCATCATGGACGGCAATGGCCGATGGGCGATTTCGCACGCGCGGGATCGCAGGGAAGGCCACCGTGCAGGAGCGGACAATGTCCGGCGCATCGTCGAGGCCGCGCCGGGACTCTGCATCCGCGCGCTCACGCTCTACGCGTTTTCTCGCGACAACTGGGCGCGGCCCGAGCCGGAGGTGAAAAACCTTATGGCGTTGCTGCGCGAATTTCTCGACACGGAGCGCGAACGGTGCGTCCGTGACGGCGTGCGCATCCAGGTCATTGGCTCGCGCCAACGGCTGGACTACGCATTGCTCCGTAGTATCGCGTCCGCCGAAACCGCGACAGCGAAGGGCCAGCAACTCGACCTGCGCATCGCGATCGATTACTCGTCGCGCGATGCAATCCTCGCCGCCGCAAAACGAATGGGTGGGGCGAGGCTCCGTCCGAGCCGTATTCAAACAAGGCCGACGCACTGCACCGCGAACGGCAACCCGACAACAATTCCCAACGTCGATCTGCTCATCCGCACCGGCGGCGAACAGCGCCTGAGCGATTTTCTGTTGTGGGAATGCGCATACGCGGAACTGTATTTCACGCCGGTGCTGTGGCCGGACTTTTCGGCGCGAGATTTGAAGTGTGCTATCGACGAGTTCAACCACCGCGAACGGCGGTTCGGAAAGGTTGGCGCCGGCGCACGAGTGGAAAAGGACTACTGGCTGCGATGA